The stretch of DNA TCTCGCATCTCATTCTCAGTCAGCTTGCCGTCGAGGTAGTCCCAGACCTGCCGATACCCCACTGCCCGTATAGACGGCAGCCCGGCGTGCAAGTCACTTCTGGCTCGCAGCGATCGGACCTCGTCGACGAAGCCCTGTTCCAGCATCTGCGAAAATCGTAGCGCAATTCGCTGATGCAAAATGTGACGATCCGCAGGCGCAATTGCCAAACTCGCGACAGTATAGGGCAAATGCCCGCCCGCGCCTGCGTCTGCGCCGCTACTTTCCGCGAATTGACGCTGGCGATGAGCCGTCATGCTCTCGCCACTCACCCGATACACCTCCAGCGCCCTGATCAGCCGCTGCGGGTCGTTAGGGTGAATACGCGCTGCCGACTCCGGGTCCACTTCCGCCAGTTGCCGATGCAATTCGGCAAGGCCCAGCGCCTCGGCCTGGGCCTCGAGTTCTGCGCGCACCGCGGCATCGGCTGCCGGCATGTCCGCCAGGCCTTCGATCAGGGCCTTGTAATAGAGCATGGTGCCGCCGACCAGCAGCGGAATCTTGCCACGCGCGGTGATTTCGGCCATCGCCTCCAGGGCGTCAGCACGAAACTGTGCCGCAGAGTAACTCTCGGCCGGGTCGCGAATGTCGATCAGCCGGTGCGGATAGGCCGCCAGAATCTCTTTGGAAGGTTTGGCCGAACCAATGTCCAGGCCGCGGTAGACCAGCGCCGAGTCGACGCTGATCAGCTCGCAAGGCAGGACCTTGGTCAGCTCGATGGCGAGATCGGTCTTGCCGGCCGCCGTCGGGCCCATGAGGAATATCGCAGGGGGCTTGCCGCTCATGTCATCGACCGCGCAGGAAAAGTTTGTCCAGATCGTCCAGACCCATCTGGGTCCAGGTCGGGCGACCATGGTTGCACTGACCGCTGCGCTCGGTGTTTTCCATGTCGCGCAGCAGGGCGTTCATCTCGGGAATGGCCAAGCGCCGGTTGGCGCGCACGGCGCCGTGGCAGGCCATGGTGCCGAGCAGTTCGTTGAGGTGCGCCTGGATACGGTCGCTGGTGCCGTATTCCATCAGGTCGGCGAGCACATCCTGCACCAGGCGATTGGCCTCGGCCTGCTTGAGCAGTGCCGGAATCTGGCGAATCGCCAATGTTTCAGGGCCCAGGCGCTGCAGTTCGAAGCCCAGGCGCTGGAACCACTGGCTGTGCTCTTCGGCACAATCGGCCTCACGCTGGCTCAGCGCCAGGGTTTCCGGCACCAGCAACGGCTGGCCGCTGAGGCCTTCGCTGGCCATGGCCACCTTGAGGCGTTCGTACATGATGCGCTCGTGGGCCGCGTGCATGTCTACCAGCACGAGACCCACGGCATTCTCGGCGAGGATGTAGATGCCCTTGAGCTGGGCCAGGGCATAGCCCAACGGCGGGATATCGCCTTGGCTTTCCGGCAGCGCCGATGCGGCTGGCGCGCCCTCGTTCAACGGCTTGTAGAACTCGCGGTAGACCGCCTGGGACTCGGCGGCCGGCAGCGGCTGCGACGGGCGCGGTGTGTACTGGTACTGGTAACCGGCGCCACTGCCGCCATTGGAAATGGAATGCTGCGGGGCCTGCGGCTGTTCAAGCACCGGCGAGGCCAGGCGCATTTCGCCCTGAGGGCCGAACTCGCCCACCTGCAGGCCTGTCGGGCGAGCCACCTCAGGCACGGCGGCAGGCGCTGCCAGCTGGTCTTCCGGGCGCACGTCAGCCAAGGCACGGTGCAGCGTGCCATAGAGGAAGTCGTGAACCGAGCGGCCCTCGCGGAAGCGCACTTCGTGCTTGGTCGGGTGCACGTTGACGTCGACACCGTTCGGCTCGAGCTCGAGGAACAGCACGAAGGTCGGGTGCCGGCCATTGAACAGCACGTCGCGATAGGCCTGGCGCACCGCATGGGCAACCAGCTTGTCGCGCACCGCACGGCCATTGACGAAGAAGTACTGCAAATCGGCCTGGCTGCGCGAGAAGGTCGGTAAACCGACCCAACCCCACAGGCGCAGGCCGTTGCGCTCGACATCGATCGGCAGCGCCTGCTCCATGAAGCCCGGGCCGCAGATGGCACCGACCCGTCGCGCACGGGCTGTTTCGTCATGCGCCTCATGCAGGCTGAGGATGCTCTTGCCGTTGTGGCGCAGATGGAAGCCGACATCGAAGCGGGCCAGGGCCAGGCGACGGATGACTTCCTGCAGGTGGTCGAATTCAGTCTTCTCGGCCTTGAGGAACTTGCGCCGGGCCGGGGTATTGAAGAACAGGTCGCGCACTTCCACCGAGGTACCGACCGGATGTGCCGCGGGTTGCACACGCGGGGTCATGTCTCGGCCTTCGGTCTCTACCTGCCAGGCTTCACCAGCACTGGCGGTACGCGAAGTCAGGGTCAGGCGCGCCACCGAGCTGATCGATGCCAGGGCCTCACCACGGAAGCCCAGGCTCAGTACGCCTTCAAGGTCTTCCAGTTCGCGAATCTTGCTGGTGGCGTGACGAGCCAGGGCCAGCGGCAGGTCGTCGGCGGAAATGCCGCTGCCATCGTCACGCACCCGCAGCAGCTTCACACCGCCCTGCTCGACTTCCACATCGATGCGCCGAGCACCGGAGTCCAGGCTGTTTTCCAACAGTTCCTTGGCCACCGACGCCGGGCGCTCGACCACCTCACCCGCGGCAATCTGGTTAGCCAGCCGCGGGCTGAGCAGCTGGATGCGCGAACCACCACTCATTGCGCAGCCAGCGTGGTAGCGGGGATATCGAGGTGCTGGCCGACTTTCAGCTCATCGGTCTTGAGGCTGTTGGTGCTGCGCAGGCTGGTCACGCTGACCTGGTAGCGCACGGCGAGCATCGCCAGGGTTTCGCCCGGGCGCACGGTATGCTCACGCGGGCCCTGGGCGATCTTGCCACTGTCACGCAGCCAGGCAACGTAAGTGCCAGGCGGCGGGTTCTGCTGGAAGTACTGGCGTACGCCGGTATGAATCGAACGCGCCAACGCTTGCTGATGGCTGGCAGTGGCCAGTTTGGCAGCTTCGTTGTTGTTCGAGATGAACCCTGTTTCAACGAGGATCGACGGGATATCCGGCGATTTCAACACCATGAAGCCTGCCTGCTCCACCCGCTGCTTGTGCAGCGACGTCACGCGGCCCATGTTGCCAAGCACCTTCTGCCCGACGTTCAGGCTGGAGCTCAGAGTGGCAGTCATCGACAGGTCGAGCAGCACGCCCGCGAGCATGCGGTCCTTGTCGTCGAGGCTGACGTTGCCGGCGCCACCGATCAGGTCGGAACGGTTTTCCGTGTCGGCCAGCCAGCGCGCAGTCTCGGAGGTGGCACCACGGTCGGACAGGGCGAACACCGAGGCGCCGAATGCGGCGCGCGACGGTGCGGCGTCGGCGTGGATCGAAATGAACAGGTCGGCGCCCTTCTTGCGGGCGATCTCGGTGCGCTTGCGCAACGGGATGAAGTAGTCACCGGTGCGCGTCAGCTCGGCACGGTAGCCCTTCTCGGTGTTGATCTGGCGCTGCAACTCCTTGGCGATCTGCAGCACGATGTCTTTCTCGTGCTGGCCGCGCGAGCCGGAAGCGCCCGGGTCTTCACCGCCATGGCCGGCATCGATGGCGACCACGATGTCGCGCTTGCCGCTAGGCACCGGCGGCAGCTTGATCGCAGGCTGGGCCGGGGTCACTGGTACGGCAGGCGTGGTCGCCGGGGTTTGCACCGGCGTTGGCGGCGGGGTCGGCGCCGTGGCGGCGATGGCGTCGGCTTCCTGGTCGTACAAGTCGACCACCAGGCGGTTGCCATACTGGGCATTCGGCGCCAGGGTAAAACTCTTGGGCGTGACCGATTTCTTCAGGTCGACGACCACACGCAGGTCAGTTGGGGTACGTTGCGCCGAGCGCACGCTACTGATCGGTGTATTTGCGGTCGACACGTTCAGCGGCGCGGCCAAGGTCGCACCATTGATGTCGATCACAAGGCGATCGGGTGCGCTCAGGGTGAAGACGCTATGCTGCACGGGGCCAGACAGATCGAAGACCAGCCGCGTGTTGTCCGGCGCGCGCCACAGGCGCACGCTCTTGACTTGAGTGACGGCCAGAGCGTCAACGGTCACCGCTGTCAGCAGCAATCCAACCACAGCGACCAGTGCGCGTATGCGCATACCTACCCCACTTACTGTTTATAGTGTTCGGCCAGTGCAGTGCACCAGGCCTCGCCGCGAGCCCCCTGCGGCGTAAGGTCAAGCGAGCGGCCGCCCGCTTGGGGGCTTATGGTAATGGTCAGGTCGGGCTTTGGCAAAACGCCCGCACCCTTTTGTGGCCATTCGAACAGGCACAGCGGATCGCCCTCGAAATAGTCACGAATACCCATGAACTCCAGTTCTTCAGGGTCGACCAGGCGATACAGGTCGAAATGGAAGGCGCGCACATCACCGATTTCGTAGGGTTCTACCACGGTGAAAGTCGGACTTTTCACTGCACCAGTATGGCCCAGGCCACGGATCAAGCCACGAGAGAGCGTGGTCTTGCCCGCCCCCAGGTCGCCTTCCAGAAAAATCACGCCACGACCGCCGGTCACCTCGGCCAGTTTTGCGCCGAAATCGACCGTGGCCGCTTCATCGGCCAGAAACAGGGTTAAGCCAGACACGCAGAATGCTCCTCCAACAACTCACGAATGACCGGCGCCAGATCACTGGCTGCCAGGCCTCTACCTTTGACGCCCAGACGTTCGCCTGCACAGGCGTGCAGCCATACCCCCAGGCCCGCCGCGCTCCAGGCGTCCAGCCCCTGGGCCAACAACGCTGCCAGCACACCAGTCAGCACGTCACCCAAGCCGGCACCGGCCATCGCCGGGTGGCCTCGCTCACACAGCGCCAGTTGGCCGGAGGGGTTCGCCACCAATGTACCGGCGCCCTTGAGCACGCAGACACTGGCATAGCGGCGTGCCAGCTTGCGCGCCGCGCCTGGGCGATCGGCCTGCACTGCCTCGGTGGATATGCCCAACAGCCGCGCCGCTTCCCCCGGGTGCGGGGTGAGGATGCTGCCGCTGGGCAGTGCCAGCGGCGTGCGGGCCAGCAGGTTCAGGGCATCGGCGTCCCATACCTGTGGCCGCTCGGCGTTGGCCACTGCCGACAACAGGCTGCGGCCCCAGGCCGCCTGGCCCAGGCCGGGGCCCACCACCAACACCGTGGCACGCTCCAGCACGCCGACCAACTGGTTGGCCGAATCAACGCCCAGGCACATGCTTTCCGGCATGCGCGCCAGCCCGGCCACGACGTGCTCCGGGCGCGTCGCCACGCTGACCAGCCCTGCTCCACAGCGCAGCGCGGCCTCGGAACTGAGCAGTACCGCGCCACCGGTGCCCAGGTCGCCACCGACGACCAGCACATGGCCGAAGTCGCCTTTATGGGCATGCGCATGACGTGTCGGCAGGCGTGCGACGGTCACGCTGCTGAGCAATTGCGGGGCATTGCTGGGGTGTTTGGTCTGCGGCATGGGGTCAAAGGCTCCAATGTCTGGCAGAATTATACGCACCTGAGCCCGTATTGCCTGCCCATCCATGTCCGTCTGTACTCCTGACCTCGCCCAACTGGCCCAATCCATCAAGACTTGGGGCCAAGAACTCGGTTTTGCCCATGTCGGCATCGCCGGTGTCGACCTTGGCGAACACGAACAGCACCTGCAACGCTGGCTCGACGCTGGCTACCAGGGCGAAATGGAGTACCTCGGCGCCCACGGCAGCAAGCGCGCCCACCCCGACCAGCTGATTCCCGGCACGGTACGCGTGGTGTCGCTGCGCATGGACTACCTGCCCGGCGACACACAGATGGCGCAACGCCTGGCCCAGCCGGAAAAAGCCTACGTGTCGCGTTATGCCCTGGGGCGTGACTACCACAAGCTGGTGCGCAAGCGCGTGCAGTTTCTGGCAGACCGCATCCAGGAAGCGATCGGCCCGTTCGGCTACCGCGCCTTCGTCGACAGCGCCCCGGTGCTGGAGAAGGCTCTTGCCGAACAGGCAGGGCTGGGCTGGATCGGCAAGAATACCCTGCTGCTCAACCGCAAGGCCGGCAGCTACTTCTTCCTTGCCGAACTGTTCGTCGACTTGCCGCTGCCGGTGGACGAGGCGCATACCAGCGAACACTGCGGGCGCTGCCAGGCGTGCCTGGATATCTGCCCGACCAAGGCTTTTGTTGGCCCCTACGTGTTGGATGCGAGACGCTGCATCTCTTACCTGACCATCGAGTTGCGCGGGCCTATCCCGGTCGAATTGCGTTCCATGATGGGCAATCGAGTATTTGGCTGCGATGACTGCCAGATCGTCTGCCCATGGAACCGCTTTGCCAATCACAGCAAGGAGCAGGACTTCCAGCCGCGGCACGGGCTGGAAAATGCCGAGTTGGCTGAAATGTTCCTGTGGGACGAGCGCACGTTCCTGCGCAAGACCGAGGGCGGGCCGCTGCGCCGGGCGGGGTATGAGCGGTTTTTGCGCAACCTGGCGGTGGGGCTGGGAAATGCGCCTTCCACGATTCCGGTCATCGAGGCGTTGAAGGCTCGACGGGAAGATGAGTCGGAGCTGGTGCGCGAACATGTGGAGTGGGCGCTGGACCGGCACGGCATCCACTAGGCACCGCCATACTCTGCTTTCAAAGCCGTCGCGCCCCCTGTGGGAGCGGGTTTACCCGCGAAGCAGACAACGCGGTGCATGGCACCAGCTGCGCCGGTGTTCGCGGCTAAAGCCGCTCCCACAAGGATTGCATTCAGGTTACTGCTGGTCGTTGTAGTGGAACTTGGGCATTTCCCAATGGAAACGGATCGCCAGCAAGCGCACCAGGAAGCCACCGAACAAGGTCAGAAGCATCGCCTGCTCCGCCGGGAGCTTGAAATACACGCAGCCCAGATAGAACCACGCCGCGGCGAACGACACGCTGGCATAGAGCTCGCGACGGAACACCAGCGGGATGTCGTTGCAGAAGATATCCCGCAGGATCCCGCCAAACACCCCGGTGATCACCCCGCTGATCGATGCCACCAGCATGCCTTGCCCCATCTCCAGCGCGGTCATGCAGCCGATCAGGGTAAAGGCCACCAGGCCCAACGCATCCAGCACCAGGAACAGCGAGCGCAAACGGCGCATCATCGGCGCGATGAAGATCGTCAGCAGCGCAGCGAGGCTGGTCAACACCAGGTACTCCGGATGTTTCACCCAGGTCAGCGGGTAGTGCCCGAGCAGCACGTCGCGCACCGAACCGCCACCCAGGGCGGTCACGCAGGCAATCAGCACCACGCCAAACCAGTCCATGCCGCGGCGGCCGGCGGACAGGGCGCCGGTCATGGCCTCGGCGGTGATGGCGATCAGGTAGAGCATCAACAACATGGCGCGGGTCCGTGCGGGAAAGGCGCGCAGTCTAACCAGTTGCCGTAGGCACCAAAAGAGGGCGAGAGCACATTATCTGCGCCCTTTCGGCTCATACCTTGATGAAATGCTCGCGGTAGTGACGCAGTTCGGCGATCGACTCACGGATATCGTCCAGCGCCAGGTGGGTGCTGCCCTTCTTGAAGCTGTCACGCACATCCGGCGCCCAGCGCGCGGCAAGCTCCTTCACGGTGGAGACATCGAGGTTGCGATAGTGGAAGTAGTTCTCCAGGCCGCGCATGTGACGATAGAGAAAACGACGATCCTGGCAGATGCTGTTGCCGCAGATCGGCGACTTGCCTTTCGGTACCCATTGCTCGAGGAAGGCGATGGTCTGCGCTTCGGCTTCGGCCATGCTGACCTTGCTGTCGCGCACGCGCTGGGTCAGGCCCGAGGCGCCATGGGTGCGGGTGTTCCACTCGTCCATGCGCGCCAACACTTCGTCACTGTGGTGGATGGCGATCACCGGGCCTTCGGCCAGGGTGTTCAGCTCGCTGTCGGTGACGATAGTGGCCATCTCGATGATGACGTCGTGGTCCGGGTCCAGTCCGGTCATTTCCAGATCGATCCAGATCAGGTTCTGTGGGTTCTGCATGAAGGGGCTCCTCGTATAGGCCGTCATATTAGCCTAGCGACGTCAGCCTGCGCATGCGCGGCGCAAAGGTAACCAGAATGGTCCGTGGCCTGGCGTGCTAAACTGCCTGCCGTTTTCAACTTGCCCCACCTTGGAAGGTCCATGGCCAAACGCCAGCTCAATCGTCGCCAGAACTGGCGTATCGAAAAAATCCAGAACGAACGCGCCGCTCGCGCCGCCAAACGCGAGCAGCACGTGCTGCAAGAGCTGGAGGGCGGCGACCTGGGGCCGGAGCAACTGGGCCTGGTCATCGCCCACTTCGGCGTGCAGGTCGAGGTGGAAGCCCAGGACGGCGAAGTCGCCGGCCAGGTATTCCGCTGCCACCTGCGGGCCAACCTGCCGGCGCTGGTGACGGGTGACCGCGTAGTCTGGCGTGCCGGCAACCAGGGCATTGGCGTAATTGTCGCCCAGATGCCACGCAGCACCGAACTGTGCCGGCCGAACAACCATGGCCAGCTCAAACCGGTTGCGGCCAACGTCGACCTGATCGTGATCGTCTTCGCCCCGGCGCCGGAGCCGCACCCGAACCTGATCGACCGTTACCTGGTGGCTGCAGAGCATGCCGGTATCCGCCCGCTGCTGCTGCTGAACAAGGCCGACCTGATCGACGCCGAAAACGGCCCGGGCCTGCATGCGCTGCTCGAGGTCTACCGCGAACTGGGTTACCCGCTGCTGGAGGTGTCTGCGCACCACGGCGACGGCATGCAACGCCTGCAGCAGATGCTCGACGGGCACATCAGTGTGTTCGTCGGCCAGTCGGGCGTGGGCAAGTCGTCGCTGGTGAACAGCCTGCTGCCGGATGCCGGCACCCGCGTGGGAGACCTGTCCGAGTGGTCTGGCCAGGGCCAGCACACCACCACCACGGCGCGCTTGTATCACTTCCCCAACGGCGGCGACCTGATCGACTCGCCGGGCATCCGCGAATTTGGCCTGGGCCACGTCAGCCGAGACGACGTGGAAGATGGTTTCATCGAGTTCCGCGACTTGTTTGGCACATGCCGCTTCCGCGACTGCAAGCATGATCGCGAACCAGGATGCGCACTGCTCAAGGCCCTTGAAGATGGCCGCATCAAGCCGCAGCGGATGAACAGCTACCGCTCGATCATTGCCAGCCTGCCGGAAGATAGTTACTGATTTGTAGGAAATATTACCGGGGCGCGTAGGACGCCTCCGGTTTTTCTGCCATCTCTTGCCCTATCCCTCACTTTCCCTGAAGGTCATGTCTTCTATCAGGGAGGGCAACCGCGATGCCGGTTTTTATCAGTTACCGCCACGAAGAGCGGCTTGACGCCTTCATCCTCAACGAACGCCTGCTACTTGAGGGCATTACCGCACAGCTGGTGGAGTTTGGCGCCGACGGGCACACTCGCGAAGACGCGCATGGCAGCGCCTGCCAGCAGATAAACGATGCAACCCACTGGATCGGCCTGCTACCCACAGAAACATGCGATGACTGGTGGACTGTCCGGCTACTGGAGGCGGCAGTGGCAGCCAATCGGCGGGTGAGTTTCTACCATTGTAGGTGCGGCGAGCCACCCGAGCACCTTGGCAGGTGGCCAGTGATGCGAGAACGTAAGCATATCGACCTGTTCGTGCGGGCCTATCACGATGAGTGCACGTTTCAGCGGGCGATGATTCTGCCAGCGGAGCATAGGTCGAGTGTCGACCGGGATAATGCGGATTTCTTTCATGCCGATCTCAAGGCCAAGATCAGGCGGGGATTTTGAGTTTTCTGGGGTTTCTCTGCAGCCCTTCGCGGGCAAGTCCGCACCCACAAGTATGCGATTCATGTGTGGGAGCGGGTTTGCCCGCGAAGGGCCGCAAAGCGGCCCAGGCGGTTACTGATCCTTCTGCTCGTCCATCTTCAAGGTCCCATCCTCGAAGATGTTCAGCTTCTGGCGCAGTTCACGCGGCTGCATCGGGGCCTGGGCAGCGGCGTCCCCAGCCGCCGGTGCTGCCGGAGCTGCCGCCCCGGGTGCTGCACCCGCTGGCGGTGCCGGCTGGGCTGGCGCGTCGGGCGCACCCTGCTCACCCTCGATGTTGCGCTGCGCCTTCTTGGTCAGGACGATGATGTCGATACGGCGGTTGACCGGGTTGAACGGGTTCTTGCGGTCGAACAGCGACGACGAGGCATAGCCCACTACCCGCGCCACCTGGTCATCCGGGTAGCCGCCGGCAACCAAGGCACGACGCGCAGCGTTGGCCCGGTTGGCCGACAGCTCCCAGTTACCGAAGTCGCCAGTGCCGGAGTACGGCTTGGCATCGGTGTGGCCACTGATGCTGATCTTGTTCGGCACTGCCTTGATGGTGTCGGCCATGGCCAGCAGGATGTCTTCGAAATAAGGCTGCAGGCGTGCGCTGCCGATGTCGAACATCGGCCGGTTCTCTGCATCCATGATCTGGATCCGCAGGCCGTCCTGGGTGATCTCGAAGAGAATCTGGTCCTTGAACTTCTGCAGCTGCGGGTTTTCCTCGACCTTGTTCTGCAGTTCCTGCAGCAGCAATTCGAGGCGCTCGCGCTCGACCTGTTCGGCCATGGTCTCGACCTGGTCCTTGTCCAGCTGAATGCTGGTATCAGGCGTAGGCTCGGACTTCACTTCCGGGTTGATGGTCTTTTCCGGCGCCATCTGCGGCGAA from Pseudomonas putida encodes:
- a CDS encoding molecular chaperone Tir, encoding MPVFISYRHEERLDAFILNERLLLEGITAQLVEFGADGHTREDAHGSACQQINDATHWIGLLPTETCDDWWTVRLLEAAVAANRRVSFYHCRCGEPPEHLGRWPVMRERKHIDLFVRAYHDECTFQRAMILPAEHRSSVDRDNADFFHADLKAKIRRGF
- a CDS encoding N-acetylmuramoyl-L-alanine amidase, whose amino-acid sequence is MRIRALVAVVGLLLTAVTVDALAVTQVKSVRLWRAPDNTRLVFDLSGPVQHSVFTLSAPDRLVIDINGATLAAPLNVSTANTPISSVRSAQRTPTDLRVVVDLKKSVTPKSFTLAPNAQYGNRLVVDLYDQEADAIAATAPTPPPTPVQTPATTPAVPVTPAQPAIKLPPVPSGKRDIVVAIDAGHGGEDPGASGSRGQHEKDIVLQIAKELQRQINTEKGYRAELTRTGDYFIPLRKRTEIARKKGADLFISIHADAAPSRAAFGASVFALSDRGATSETARWLADTENRSDLIGGAGNVSLDDKDRMLAGVLLDLSMTATLSSSLNVGQKVLGNMGRVTSLHKQRVEQAGFMVLKSPDIPSILVETGFISNNNEAAKLATASHQQALARSIHTGVRQYFQQNPPPGTYVAWLRDSGKIAQGPREHTVRPGETLAMLAVRYQVSVTSLRSTNSLKTDELKVGQHLDIPATTLAAQ
- the orn gene encoding oligoribonuclease, giving the protein MQNPQNLIWIDLEMTGLDPDHDVIIEMATIVTDSELNTLAEGPVIAIHHSDEVLARMDEWNTRTHGASGLTQRVRDSKVSMAEAEAQTIAFLEQWVPKGKSPICGNSICQDRRFLYRHMRGLENYFHYRNLDVSTVKELAARWAPDVRDSFKKGSTHLALDDIRESIAELRHYREHFIKV
- a CDS encoding trimeric intracellular cation channel family protein, whose protein sequence is MLLMLYLIAITAEAMTGALSAGRRGMDWFGVVLIACVTALGGGSVRDVLLGHYPLTWVKHPEYLVLTSLAALLTIFIAPMMRRLRSLFLVLDALGLVAFTLIGCMTALEMGQGMLVASISGVITGVFGGILRDIFCNDIPLVFRRELYASVSFAAAWFYLGCVYFKLPAEQAMLLTLFGGFLVRLLAIRFHWEMPKFHYNDQQ
- a CDS encoding NAD(P)H-hydrate dehydratase gives rise to the protein MPQTKHPSNAPQLLSSVTVARLPTRHAHAHKGDFGHVLVVGGDLGTGGAVLLSSEAALRCGAGLVSVATRPEHVVAGLARMPESMCLGVDSANQLVGVLERATVLVVGPGLGQAAWGRSLLSAVANAERPQVWDADALNLLARTPLALPSGSILTPHPGEAARLLGISTEAVQADRPGAARKLARRYASVCVLKGAGTLVANPSGQLALCERGHPAMAGAGLGDVLTGVLAALLAQGLDAWSAAGLGVWLHACAGERLGVKGRGLAASDLAPVIRELLEEHSACLA
- the tsaE gene encoding tRNA (adenosine(37)-N6)-threonylcarbamoyltransferase complex ATPase subunit type 1 TsaE, which gives rise to MSGLTLFLADEAATVDFGAKLAEVTGGRGVIFLEGDLGAGKTTLSRGLIRGLGHTGAVKSPTFTVVEPYEIGDVRAFHFDLYRLVDPEELEFMGIRDYFEGDPLCLFEWPQKGAGVLPKPDLTITISPQAGGRSLDLTPQGARGEAWCTALAEHYKQ
- the rsgA gene encoding small ribosomal subunit biogenesis GTPase RsgA, producing the protein MAKRQLNRRQNWRIEKIQNERAARAAKREQHVLQELEGGDLGPEQLGLVIAHFGVQVEVEAQDGEVAGQVFRCHLRANLPALVTGDRVVWRAGNQGIGVIVAQMPRSTELCRPNNHGQLKPVAANVDLIVIVFAPAPEPHPNLIDRYLVAAEHAGIRPLLLLNKADLIDAENGPGLHALLEVYRELGYPLLEVSAHHGDGMQRLQQMLDGHISVFVGQSGVGKSSLVNSLLPDAGTRVGDLSEWSGQGQHTTTTARLYHFPNGGDLIDSPGIREFGLGHVSRDDVEDGFIEFRDLFGTCRFRDCKHDREPGCALLKALEDGRIKPQRMNSYRSIIASLPEDSY
- the mutL gene encoding DNA mismatch repair endonuclease MutL encodes the protein MSGGSRIQLLSPRLANQIAAGEVVERPASVAKELLENSLDSGARRIDVEVEQGGVKLLRVRDDGSGISADDLPLALARHATSKIRELEDLEGVLSLGFRGEALASISSVARLTLTSRTASAGEAWQVETEGRDMTPRVQPAAHPVGTSVEVRDLFFNTPARRKFLKAEKTEFDHLQEVIRRLALARFDVGFHLRHNGKSILSLHEAHDETARARRVGAICGPGFMEQALPIDVERNGLRLWGWVGLPTFSRSQADLQYFFVNGRAVRDKLVAHAVRQAYRDVLFNGRHPTFVLFLELEPNGVDVNVHPTKHEVRFREGRSVHDFLYGTLHRALADVRPEDQLAAPAAVPEVARPTGLQVGEFGPQGEMRLASPVLEQPQAPQHSISNGGSGAGYQYQYTPRPSQPLPAAESQAVYREFYKPLNEGAPAASALPESQGDIPPLGYALAQLKGIYILAENAVGLVLVDMHAAHERIMYERLKVAMASEGLSGQPLLVPETLALSQREADCAEEHSQWFQRLGFELQRLGPETLAIRQIPALLKQAEANRLVQDVLADLMEYGTSDRIQAHLNELLGTMACHGAVRANRRLAIPEMNALLRDMENTERSGQCNHGRPTWTQMGLDDLDKLFLRGR
- the queG gene encoding tRNA epoxyqueuosine(34) reductase QueG encodes the protein MSVCTPDLAQLAQSIKTWGQELGFAHVGIAGVDLGEHEQHLQRWLDAGYQGEMEYLGAHGSKRAHPDQLIPGTVRVVSLRMDYLPGDTQMAQRLAQPEKAYVSRYALGRDYHKLVRKRVQFLADRIQEAIGPFGYRAFVDSAPVLEKALAEQAGLGWIGKNTLLLNRKAGSYFFLAELFVDLPLPVDEAHTSEHCGRCQACLDICPTKAFVGPYVLDARRCISYLTIELRGPIPVELRSMMGNRVFGCDDCQIVCPWNRFANHSKEQDFQPRHGLENAELAEMFLWDERTFLRKTEGGPLRRAGYERFLRNLAVGLGNAPSTIPVIEALKARREDESELVREHVEWALDRHGIH
- the miaA gene encoding tRNA (adenosine(37)-N6)-dimethylallyltransferase MiaA; this encodes MSGKPPAIFLMGPTAAGKTDLAIELTKVLPCELISVDSALVYRGLDIGSAKPSKEILAAYPHRLIDIRDPAESYSAAQFRADALEAMAEITARGKIPLLVGGTMLYYKALIEGLADMPAADAAVRAELEAQAEALGLAELHRQLAEVDPESAARIHPNDPQRLIRALEVYRVSGESMTAHRQRQFAESSGADAGAGGHLPYTVASLAIAPADRHILHQRIALRFSQMLEQGFVDEVRSLRARSDLHAGLPSIRAVGYRQVWDYLDGKLTENEMRERGIIATRQLAKRQFTWLRGWPDVHWLDSLACDNLSRTLKYLGAVSILS
- the motB gene encoding flagellar motor protein MotB, producing MENNQPIIIKRVKRFGGGHHGGAWKIAFADFATAMMAFFLVLWLLSTATPEQKIAIAGYFKDPIGFSESGTPYVIDLGGSPQMAPEKTINPEVKSEPTPDTSIQLDKDQVETMAEQVERERLELLLQELQNKVEENPQLQKFKDQILFEITQDGLRIQIMDAENRPMFDIGSARLQPYFEDILLAMADTIKAVPNKISISGHTDAKPYSGTGDFGNWELSANRANAARRALVAGGYPDDQVARVVGYASSSLFDRKNPFNPVNRRIDIIVLTKKAQRNIEGEQGAPDAPAQPAPPAGAAPGAAAPAAPAAGDAAAQAPMQPRELRQKLNIFEDGTLKMDEQKDQ